AGGTTTACTGCAAGATTATTTTGAATCGCATTAATTCGACAATTTGTTGAATGCAAACAATAAGTAAAACTGAATTCATGATGTTTGATATTAGgcgagaaaaatgttttctattaaaGATAACTTGCGTTGAGATAGATTTGTTTTGAAAACTCTCGATAGTTAGTTTCCGAGGAGTCGACGACCGTCTCTCGTGGAGAAGAATAGATGGTGACCTCATGCTTTACTTAAGCCGTGGCGACCGGCAGCGAGACAATTAGATCTCGGTTTGGGTCATCAGCTTCATGAGTTAGTAAAGGAAGAAACTATAAGCTCTTGTAAAAGCCTACAGCAAAACATTTACGCATTTGTATTTCGAATCGTCAGCTTTCAGAAAGGTTAAAAGTTTATatgaagtagaaaataaaatgtatattaatttcacaagtaaatatttaaaaatgtcattaatcaatcattaataaacaatttaaaaatgtttatatcctTATGCAAAAGATTTATAACACTTTTTGCGAGCACGACAGGTCTGACCCAGATTTGAATTGATACTCAATCATGAAGTCGTCGAACGGTCTGTGTCGATAATCGCCTTTGTCTCCAACAAGAggaaacgttttatttataagCCCGGCAATTAGATTCGTCCTCGGCAAGCATTAGTGTCGTTTATCGACCGGTTGAAGAGATCGCTCTGTCTCTTAACGCAACTCGCTTAATCAACATTATTGTGGAAATTACGCGGTAGAAAACACAATACTTCGCGTGGAATTCATAATTTATCGAGATATCACATAATTTTCGACGTAGacgcaaatatattattaaccaTATATTcctatttctattatattaattatatttagcgtcgttataaatttatttattattgaattaaattcaataataaacatccttgataatatttgattaatcacttaaaacattatttaccCCATCAAACTTCAcgattatgaattaatttttttcagcttGGAACAAAATCACGGAACTTCGATGATAGTTTACTAAGTATTCCAAGTACTCACGGCTAATTCGTGTCACCAACAAACACTCGTTGGAACGAGCACAATGGCGACCATGGGGGTAACGGTGTTTTGCAATAGAGTGCAGATAAACGGCAATGATCAAGAACAATTGATGTTGCTGCGAACGTTACAAGATAACGAGAATAATATCATTGGCAATCAACCGACGTTAATAGTCCCGAAAAACAATGCTAGCAGTAATACAGCGAACTCTACGACAGTGTTACCTCCGTACGATCCCTCCAGGTTGAAGAAGCACGGCAAGAACGGGCAACCGCCGCCCGTTGCTGTCGCACGAAGAAATGCCAGGGAGAGAAATCGCGTGAAACAAGTGAACAATGGATTTGCCACATTGCGACAACATATTCCGAGCCATATTGCCGCGGGTTATGGTGACAGGGGTAAGAAGTTGTCGAAGGTGGAGACGCTCAGAATGGCCGTAGAATACATCCGAGGCCTTCAGAGGCTCCTGGCCGAAGCTGATGGTATTGAATATGATTCCAAGACCATTGTCGGTGCACAGTGCGCTCCTTCTCCGACTAACAGCGTCATCTCTTCGACTCATAACGGCTCTGGCGAAAGACTCGTTCTCGAGGACGATGTACTAGCCGCAGAGGACGACGAGGGGGAACATCTCGACGAGGAAGAGGATGAGAGTACCGCTAAATCGAAAATTACATTATCTAggtaaattttagatatttcaaaCTAAAACgataattagaaaaaagtagagatacgattaaaaaaaaaaaaaaaaaacatacgctttacttcataaaataaatatagacatttacattaattacaacTAATAACGTAATTGTATACAACACTCGAGTGTAAACAGCTGTGCCTTTTTTTAAGCACattaattttacttctttttttcttacagaTTATCACCTAACCGAACGGCTATTTCATCTCCGCGTGACTACTACGCATCCTCGGCAGGCGATGAAGAAAATTTGGAACCGCGAACTATAACCGGTGGACAGAATTTCTCTAGACTATCGCCAAATTCGGTGGCCTCGCCACCTTCGGAATATTACGCTCAGAATGAGGAGAATCTGGAGCCGCAGATTCTGTCGCCGTACAGCGGCGCCGGGGATAGCGAAGAGGGTGCGACGACTGTTTACGCGACTAGCCCAGAGACCTTCTCCGGAGCCCTCTACTACAAGCAAGAGATCACCGAAACGGGGGAATTCATGGACGTCGTCAGCTGGTGGGAACAGGAACAGGGAAGACTCGTCCATCAACAGCATACGCAACGGCTGACGCACGTGTAACTATAGGTAAGTTCCCGACGAGTTTAACTCAAGTTGTCTGTTCAAGCTGCGAGACCGGCCGACGACAATAAATTACAGAACAACTTGCGTACATTTTTAGCACTTCACACGCAAGACTGATGGCCATAATTCGATAGCTATCTACCTCTTTTAAATTACATGGTATTATATTGTCAtaacaattgtattattatttaacggaAGATCGTATTATCGTAAAATAGCgtttacctttttatttttgccGATTTCTCCAGTGAACGAGGAAGTAACTGTTTAATAACAGAATGCTTGATTTTAACACAATTGATGATGCAACATTACaagtttttcgcaaaaaaaaaatttaatcgtaaaGTTACAAAGGATAGAGGTGTTTGCGCACAGTGTCGCGAGTTGCATGCCCGATGCATTCAGGATGCACACGTGATACCCGCGTCGCGGAAATGCCGCCAAGTGGAAACTCGTGTTCGACGCTTCGTCCTGAACACGTGCTACATCGGTGTCGAGCCCGAAAATAAACTTTACGCATTGAACCACTTTGCGAAGTACGTGCCGACGTGACACTTGGATGTCACGGTCCCCGTTACATTTTTTCTCGAGAACCCTATcctataaaagaaattttataccAGTAAGGAGCACTTATCTTCTTATcaagaatatcaaatttttataatgctttattaatgtataaaaattactttttctattTGACGTAAAAACGTCGCTtacatttgataattttttatttattatttttgcaattatttttatttaatcctcgcgataaaaaaaaactttcttcaaGTTAATTtctagaattatttataaaaaagaatacttTACGTTTAAACAGAGAGCTAGAGTTTCTCttatagataaaaagaaaaatttgaattaattcacttttgcatttttgtttttctatcaTATTTGTGCTCGAAGACTCGTATGTACGTCGAAGGTCAGAGCAACCTTAATGGTCTACAGTATGCAATTTGGGGGACACATGGCTGGTGGTGGATCATGGTGTGTCATCTTAAAAGCGTGCAACCACGAACGGAAGTGGCGGAACGTCTAGCCATATGTTGGATATTCTTCTTGAAATATCTCGCAACCAGACCTTCCTCAATCTTCTTGGTTTCCAATTGCTGGTCATCAATTCCCATGGATATCTGACACATGTTCGTTTCACGACCGAGCTACTTCTTTCAAATCCACTTAGGGGAACTTTAAATCGATATCCGTACGAGTATGCAAAATATCTTCTTATAGATTCTTTTTGTCCGTTTGAGAGAGTTTAAAGATGGACGATCAGGATGAAGGATGTTAAAGAGAGATTACTTCTAATTAATCTCAAATTCAAATTTACTTATATCATGAAATTTGTTCAATATGCACATAGAAAcacatagataaatttaaaaaataattaaaaaaattgaattctctTAAGGACTTGCGCCAGAGACAAATCacgttacattttatttcttcatttacaGAAGTTTtacaaaactcaattttttttaaatttctgtacAAGCACGATACATTTCAAACATATATTTCTTAGAAAAGAGAAGCGTAACTGTTGCGTAGTAATAACCGATGCATTCGATTCTGGACGTGCAACGGGAAGGGAAAAAAAATCAGCTGGCAGGCGGTGCCAGTCGCCACAAATAGAAGTCGCGGTTTCCTTAGAAACGTGCGTAGCGCCCACGTGCCGTACATGCAGGCCGACATGTAGTGCTGGATGCACATACGTTCGACTGAAGGGCGATGGAAGCTGAATTACCATTGCCGCTGACATATGTGCAGTAtggcgatttaaaaaaagtcgaGTCATAGGCCGTGAAACGTCTTACAcggaatttcaaaattattagcTTCGTCATCATTATTGTATGAAAGAACTCATTCTTTCATCtagaaatattgtttctaagaaaataataaagaattatacgTTATTAGACAATAATAAACTTCTCAAAATTTTagtttgtcaaaaattattttaattttgtcaatatttACACCTTAacagtttctttaaatttcttcagaACTACTTGttagattttaaatttgtttgtaaaatttttttatcttttccttaACACGCCGCACTTTCCTCATACgtgtataatttttctcaatggAAATATAGTTATCAATCGAATGTAGTTATGCAGAAACGTATCGCGGTGTGACAAGAAGCGCAGGGAGCAAGGAGCTTTAGGCTTTAGGCTCGCGAGGGTTTGGAATGAGCGGCCAGCAAGTAATTCTCGACAATTATAAAGTGAGGTCATCTACGAAGTTTACGAGATGCGTCGTCgcgtcaaattaatttaataaattcctTACCCGGCTCCCGGTCACGTATATCGGTGTGTGCGACCGCTGTGCCGGTTTTCTTCCTCGCATTTAGTTAGCCTCTTGCGCGGGAACAGCACCGCGAGGGGTACACGAAGTCCAGGTTTTTAGCATCGCGTTAATCCGCGTGGTAAGAGCCTGGGATCTCTCTGTCCTCTCTCATTCGAGGGCCGCGGCTATATCCCAATTAAATCCCCTTTTTTGAATAACGTATTATACCAATAACGGAAATGCGTTACGCGCAAATTAAGCGCGAGATAATCCACGgtaatcaagataattaatcgAAGTGGCGTTACGTCGCGTCGAACACGGGAGCCTCTCGGTAGGAGCGTGTGCAGGGGTGGCCGGAAAGCCGTAGGCTAAAAGTTGCAGTAAATAATAACCGCGTCTCGCTTTAGTAATTGAAACGTATTATAGagatcaaatataatataagatACAGCCGTGCTGCGACTATATAATCGTGAGAATTTTTCTTGGTAGCCCTTCGACGAAGTCCATAAATTTGTTAcataagaaaaagagagaaaatagaaaaaaagagaagttttttctatacaattatacggaataaattctttacggaaaggaattttgaaaaaatcctTAATCTTCCTATATgacaagtttttaattttgcagtaaGTGAgaatgaattcttttttttttcatttaataatttgcttcttaatttttaaataataatataatatttttgtatttttaaaagagctatttttatttcaaaaatatttaaaaaatatagattttctttatttaaaaaaaaagaaatgtttaaaagtagCGTATATCTCGAACAGAGGTCATTAGCAAATTAGCGCAGAATGTATTGTGAAATAAGTACGCAACTAAGTTTATGGCAATCGTCACAGTCATTTTCCGCCTTTGACTTATTCCACAGACATAGAACAAAGAATCCAACGAGCAATATGCTGGTGGAACCCGCATGTTTTTATCTTATCAATAAACATTACCAGCATGGTAGCGCGACAACTTTAAAACGACGGTGACGGTTTGGAGCCTATTTCAGTACtaaattatcgattttttaaatcaatttttctgaCATAATTGCAAAAGTACATCAcagttattttgtttttatctaattatacaattttatatatcattatatataaaattaaaatttaattattttttaaatattctaataattaaaaataattttttatttatatatataataatttaattaaattgtatgttCTAAACTCTTTTGATATTGtcgtaaaaaattcaatttcacaTTTTAAAACAGATAATTCAACGTtctttaacagaaaaaatttagttgCAATCTAAAAGACACGCTCTTCTTTCGTTTATCAAGACGCAATATTGACTCATGCGTCTGATAAGAAGAAATATGTCTGAGAACTTCCAGATTCGGGAGACAACGAATACTTCGCCAAAGAACACTTCATGTCGGTTCTTAGGAACTTAAAAGTACAGGCGTGGCAGATCCTCCAATTTATCTCTCGCCACTTACGAATATCCCACACACGCTTTCCTcaagctttttttttatcggcgcCTTTGCGGTTACGAAGAAAAAGACGTCTCTTCACTAAACTCTTTACGAGACACCGTCGACAGAATAGATAACGATATGTACATATAGTCCctcgaaatttatttaaatttctatttttgtcattaaattgctatttttctcattgtcagtaaaatTTACGTAACGTTGATTGAATAACACTATTTGTATTCTCATAATatctttcttaaaataatatgtaataacgAAAGTCAACAATTGAATATTTCTGTAATTCATTCTACACAATTTTGTATGATAATTTGAATTGCACTGTTATAAATTGGATCGTaatacaatacatatttatgttatttttttgtataatattataattacaatttagatCATAAGTTGcattgcatttattattaattataataaatgttttatacgttaacatgtaataatatgtTTCGATTAAAGATCACTTTTTTTTAcagagttttttaattcaatgcGTACCATGAAAAGCAGAAGTTTCtgacatcttttttttctcatacaCAAACTATCCTGTTCTTCTTTGCCCCCCGATGCTTTCTTCCAAAGAAAAATGAGGATTTGCCACATTATTTGTACATGCGTTTTTTCCCACGATATATCCGGAATCTACGGGATGTCCGCGCGACGATtcgtccgtccgtttccgaattTAATTCTTCCCCAATACAGCTAAACGACGATCCGCGCGATCCAGTGACGGAACACAATAGCCGAGACGGGACAAAGGATCTCTCGAGGATAGACGGGatcttttttccttcctttaCTCCCAGGATCACGAAATTGTGATGGAAACTGTTTTCTCTCGATATAAATCTTCGACAAGGGTTCACGTGTATTTCGGATAGTAACGGTTGTCGCGAGCAAGACAATTTTCGTACTTGAAGAATTTCACAATAAAAAGGGgaataacaaaaaagttctattacaaaaataagaataatcCATGTGAAACGTCACGAATTGTggaaattaaaagtaaaacgtgGATCACTCTGCgtgatctaaaaaaaaattagttctCTCGATCTAcgtactaatttaacatttgtcACGCAtagaattaatattgttttgtgaTTTTGTTTTAGTTACAGATTCCAGTTAGGGAAGATGAATATTTGCAACCAAATTCAAAGTCTACTATAATATAGTACGCCTCAAATTTCGTATGATCTCACTAAACCTGGATGAAGATATCCTCTCGCGCGCGACAATATCTGACGCGACAGATACGAGAGCGTGTATTGTGATCAATAACAAAAGTTGGAAAATTGTACTTACGAGTACTTATCCTTTAAGCAAACCTATCTATTGTTATACGTGTCTTTCGGATTATTAACAGAATATGAAGCTAATATGGTCGCCATTATTatggataatatttatttatttaataagaatatagatttattaaaaacaaattaaatgtgATATTATATCACATTTCACATCGTATTCATGAAAGGTTGCTATTTGAATTGCCTTATATCTTAAAGTGTACCTTAAAGCTTCTTTAAGCCTTGAAAGTTATATTCCATTTGTACATGTATTAATTACATCAATTGCGCGAATTGATGTACCGTTACCCGTATACTTTCAACTGTACTAACCAATTACCTTCTTTTAAGGacaatagagaaaaatattttaattctctttAGCAATGACGTTTTGCGCTTCCAGAAAGAAAATGCTTATTTTCTCGGCTATTTATATCACAACGAGtacaattaatttagttatatcaagaatataattatatttacacgaAACACTATTTACCGCAAAATTATTAAGTTGAGAAATGTGCATAACGTTCGTAACGTGTTATAGAATAAAACCAATATTCTTGTTGTACTAATATCATCAAACGTTGCTatgctattttaataaatttttgcagcatgtttaagatttgaaagataaaattatgacactcttatttataaaaacaatgtttatatttattacgcCATGTGTCCGTTATTGCACAATTTAAcatgttacataaaataataaagaacaaCATGTAGGGTACATCGATGGAAATAGGTCAACCAACGAAGAGATAATATGTAGAAAATTACGTAATGATATAATGTGCATTATGCAGTTACATGTACTGCACACTAAATTTTGCTTGTGTATTAGCAGCATGTGCAAatgttttgtataatatattattcattgaaaATATTCATTATCTGCGTAAATATtagaatacataaatatataaattatataattatgcaaatataatttatatattcttgtaTATTCCATTTACGTAGGTACTATAATCAcagcttttataatataaaatatttacaaatactgataatatacaaaatttatatgcaGTTCATATAGTTATtagcaattttatatatatatgtacacaggATATCCCGAAAACCGCGACGCAAAATAATAAAGCAAGAAAAGTatcgaaaaattaagtaaaatagttatttgtacatttttatttcaagccaTAATTTTTGGCATCTCTGTGAGTCGtacaaattgtaatattagTGACCACATAAACAATCATCTAAATATAGTCTCTGATTAACTTTTAAGCTATAAATATCTCAAAAGTTactgcttgaaataaaaatctacaaataattattttacttcatttttgaaaaattttttgctatagTACTTTAAGTTGCAAATTTCGTGGCAAtctgtacatattatataaaactatataaatcaatccataatcaataataaaaagaatttatatgtattactcTAACATGTAAAGTTCTTTGTTATTTCCTCGTTTTTGACTTTGTTATGAATTTGATACACCCTGCATAGAAACCGATCTGTGAATCGACTTTAATGCTGCGAGACACAATCAAAAAATGTGTACATAAAAGTGCCTTAACTAAGTAGGCGgtaagttatattataatatttatatcttttttatactcaaattttttatggaatttataaaataatatataagagtTACTATTATATTTCTGTGCACGATACGAAATCATGTTAAATGTTTTGCGATATCATAATCTATCCAAGAATGAAAATAGTCATTCACGTGCGCGCGCcattatattgtatatgatGTTGcagcaatcaaatattttttaacagatttttaaagagAATATTTATCAGCGtgctaaaagaatatatatatcaCGTGCCTTATCTATGCGAAATAAAACAATGCGATCAAATTTTGAATTTCCTCTAAttcgtaattaattattatttatcaggAGATACCACGCTTGCACTATTCTACGTACATACATAGGATTATTATCTgacattatttacaaaaagtatGATCCACTTGACATAAGTGATAAAATTGTTGcgaatgtacattaaattatgCGTCTGTATTCATTATAATACACGCTTTGTGTAATGTTTACATTTCTTCAAGAGCGATGTcgattataatgaatattatatacctttgttgtaaattttgtattactAACAAATACGTTACAATACTCGATCGTTCTTTCGTCTCGAGTTTAAcacaagtattataaaaatattaaaagtgtcATTTAGAATTaagatttattgtaaattatacgcgaacataaacaatatttctatcgCCACTAGCGCTTGTGTCAATCTTGTAAATATCAGTGCCTTGATTAagtttaaaat
The window above is part of the Solenopsis invicta isolate M01_SB chromosome 8, UNIL_Sinv_3.0, whole genome shotgun sequence genome. Proteins encoded here:
- the LOC105192835 gene encoding uncharacterized protein LOC105192835, translated to MATMGVTVFCNRVQINGNDQEQLMLLRTLQDNENNIIGNQPTLIVPKNNASSNTANSTTVLPPYDPSRLKKHGKNGQPPPVAVARRNARERNRVKQVNNGFATLRQHIPSHIAAGYGDRGKKLSKVETLRMAVEYIRGLQRLLAEADGIEYDSKTIVGAQCAPSPTNSVISSTHNGSGERLVLEDDVLAAEDDEGEHLDEEEDESTAKSKITLSRLSPNRTAISSPRDYYASSAGDEENLEPRTITGGQNFSRLSPNSVASPPSEYYAQNEENLEPQILSPYSGAGDSEEGATTVYATSPETFSGALYYKQEITETGEFMDVVSWWEQEQGRLVHQQHTQRLTHV